A single window of Gossypium arboreum isolate Shixiya-1 chromosome 13, ASM2569848v2, whole genome shotgun sequence DNA harbors:
- the LOC108464578 gene encoding E3 ubiquitin-protein ligase At1g12760: protein MGVPSSGLHSEYQTDTCPLLMEQPKDFNGHVIDMPRIDDTSSSNSSYGTTSNGLDVLQHVDRPSTSARALVSEPSQPSTSSSNGTNSRISSSVRRGDARRRRSPLNSVLWISVELVLTVSQIVASIVVLSLSRNEHPRTPLFAWIVGYSSGCVATLPLLYWRYRHRNQASEQDSAQNRHASHNNAPARSFSFSVTRTSDGGDHRTATTSPRGGQNMGITSARIKALVEYFKMILDCFFAVWFVVGNVWIFGGHSSASEAPNLYRLCIVFLTISCIGYAIPFILCATICCCLPCIISVLGFREDLSHARGATPESIEALPTYKFKVKKNRNSDGKDVNSGASEGGVVAAGTEKERIISGEDAVCCICLAKYTNNEELRELPCSHFMHKECVDKWLKINASCPLCKNDIGENVLDAISGTSTASILSSLSGAHDNQRRGERSVDNNYRSSGF, encoded by the exons ATGGGTGTTCCCTCTTCGGGACTGCATTCTGAATATCAAACTGACACTTGTCCATTGTTAATGGAGCAACCAAAGGACTTTAATGGACATGTTATTGAcatgccaaggattgatgatacTTCTTCATCCAACTCATCTTATGGAACAACTTCGAATGGGTTGGATGTTTTGCAGCATGTGGATAGACCTTCTACTAGTGCAAGAGCACTAGTTTCAGAACCTTCTCAaccttcaacatcttcatccaatgGTACAAATTCAAGAATCTCATCTTCTGTAAGGAGAGGGGATGCCCGTCGGAGGAGGAGTCCGTTGAATTCTGTTTTGTGGATTTCTGTTGAACTTGTTCTTACAGTGAGCCAGATTGTAGCATCTATTGTTGTCTTGTCTTTGTCACGGAATGAGCATCCCCGTACACCATTGTTTGCCTGGATTGTGGGCTATTCATCTGGATGTGTAGCAACCCTCCCTCTTCTGTATTGGCGTTATCGTCATCGTAACCAGGCTTCTGAGCAAGATTCAGCTCAAAATCGCCATGCTTCACACAATAATGCCCCTGCCAGATCCTTTTCTTTCTCTGTGACTAGGACTTCTGATGGGGGTGATCATCGAACTGCAACTACATCACCTAGAGGTGGCCAAAACATGGGAATAACAAGTGCCAG AATAAAAGCACTAGTGGAATACTTCAAAATGATTTTAGATTGCTTCTTTGCTGTTTGGTTTGTGGTTGGCAACGTCTGGATCTTTGGTGGGCACTCATCTGCCAGTGAGGCTCCTAACTTGTACAG GTTATGTATAGTTTTTCTTACAATTAGTTGTATCGGATATGCAATACCCTTTATTCTATGTGCCACGATCTGCTGTTGCCTGCCTTGTATTATTTCTGTCCTTGGATTTAGAGAGGATCTATCACATGCAAGAGGGGCCACACCTGAATCCATCGAGGCTTTGCCAACTTACAAGTTCAAggtgaagaaaaatagaaatagTGATGGTAAGGATGTCAACTCAGGTGCCAGTGAGGGTGGGGTTGTGGCTGCAGGAACGGAAAAGGAAAGGATCATCTCTGGAGAAGATGCA GTCTGCTGCATTTGTTTGGCAAAATACACTAATAACGAAGAGCTAAGGGAGCTCCCATGTTCTCACTTCATGCACAAGGAATGCGTTGACAAATGGCTAAAGATCAATGCATCTTGTCCTCTTTGCAAGAACGACATTGGCGAGAATGTACTGGACGCAATATCCGGGACGAGCACAGCCAGCATCTTGAGCTCACTGTCGGGAGCACATGATAACCAGCGACGAGGTGAGAGAAGTGTGGACAACAATTATAGAAGCTCTGGGTTTTAA
- the LOC108463241 gene encoding photosynthetic NDH subunit of subcomplex B 3, chloroplastic isoform X2 produces the protein MASLSLTSITPQPTTGFSLKNSNNYSNPTTKFLAKKRHVLTLATPSPQTSSSTTSEKPEIELEFLGPKPGSDGSYPVDKATAISGQKLLRNIMLDNNIELYAAYIVDGKDLLNERTKDELRYLKKKPESWRLACRTIVGNKENSGKVVVQRLPQWKK, from the exons atggcATCCTTGAGCTTAACTAGCATAACACCCCAACCAACAACAGGATTTTCATTGAAGAACAGCAACAATTACAGTAACCCAACAACAAAGTTCCTTGCTAAGAAGAGACATGTTCTTACATTAGCAACACCTTCTCCTCAAACCAGTTCATCAACAACATCAGAAAAGCCTGAAATCGAGCTGGAATTTCTTGGG CCGAAGCCAGGAAGTGATGGGTCGTATCCAGTGGATAAAGCTACAGCAATAAGTGGACAAAAGCTGCTGAGGAACATCATGTTGGATAACAACATTGAGCTTTATGCTGCCTAT ATTGTAGATGGGAAAGATCTTTTGAATGAAAGAACCAAGGATGAACTTCGATATCTCAAGAAG AAACCAGAATCTTGGAGGCTTGCTTGTCGAACTATTGTGGGAAATAAGGAGAACTCTGGCAAG GTTGTTGTTCAAAGGCTGCCCCAATGGAAGAAGTGA
- the LOC108464550 gene encoding uncharacterized protein LOC108464550 — protein MAGGSSRRQEGSLVINNTNVFAALETLRRKKKSDKDRGSSKKSSSKSQQQPEKEAEPQVFWSPAPLTGKSWADVDDDDDYYATTAPPQPDWRSSEPSQSLEDNNSHVEDSESEEDILEEGDDDIEEDHDHEPESQVHPEPVLEKAAEVPPPPKEPERQLSKKERKKKELAELEALLADFGVTQKESNGQDESHDAVQENKDGKGEKKENPVGESKSAKKKKKKDKTKEGKESQDQPTCADATTNGPDEVAGTEQTEEDASAIDVKERLKKVASMKKKKSSKEMDAAAKAAAQEAAARSARLAAAKKKEKNHYNQQPVR, from the exons ATGGCGGGAGGAAGTAGCCGTAGACAGGAGGGTTCTTTAGTGATCAATAATACGAACGTTTTCGCGGCTCTTGAAACTCTCAGGAGGAAGAAGAAATCTGATAAGGACCGAGGTTCTTCGAAGAAATCTTCTTCCAAGTCTCAGCAGCAGCCGGAAAAAGAAGCCGAGCCGCAGGTCTTTTGGTCTCCGGCGCCGCTTACGGGCAAATCGTGGGCCGATGTTGATGATGACGATGATTATTATGCTACAACAGCTCCTCCTCAGCCTGATTGGAGGTCCTCTGAGCCGTCTCAGAGTCTTGAAGACAACAATTCCCATGTAGAG GACAGTGAGAGCGAAGAAGATATTTTAGAGGAAGGTGATGATGATATTGAGGAAGATCATGACCATGAACCAGAGAGTCAAGTACATCCTGAGCCTGTGCTAGAAAAGGCTGCTGAGGTCCCTCCACCACCCAAGGAGCCAGAAAGACAACtttcaaagaaagaaaggaagaaaaaggAACTTGCGGAGCTGGAGGCTCTTCTTGCTGATTTTGGAGTTACACAGAAGGAGAGCAATGGCCAAGATGAGTCACACG ATGCTGTGCAAGAGAACAAAGACGGGAAGGGAGAAAAGAAGGAGAACCCTGTAGGAGAGTCTAAAAGCgccaagaagaagaaaaagaaagataaaaCAAAGGAAGGAAAAGAATCACAGGATCAGCCTACTTGTGCAGATGCCACCACCAATGGACCAGATGAAGTTGCTGGGACTGAGCAGACCGAGGAGGATGCATCTGCCATTGATGTGAAAGAGCGGCTAAAGAAGGTGGCTTCTATGAAGAAGAAGAAATCTAGTAAAGAGATGGATGCTGCTGCAAAAGCTGCCGCACAAGAAGCAGCTGCAAGGAGTGCAAGGCTAGCTGCAGcaaagaagaaagagaagaaccATTACAACCAACAGCCAGTGCGGTAA
- the LOC108463241 gene encoding photosynthetic NDH subunit of subcomplex B 3, chloroplastic isoform X1, whose translation MASLSLTSITPQPTTGFSLKNSNNYSNPTTKFLAKKRHVLTLATPSPQTSSSTTSEKPEIELEFLGPKPGSDGSYPVDKATAISGQKLLRNIMLDNNIELYAAYGKVMNCGGFGNCGTCIVEIVDGKDLLNERTKDELRYLKKKPESWRLACRTIVGNKENSGKVVVQRLPQWKK comes from the exons atggcATCCTTGAGCTTAACTAGCATAACACCCCAACCAACAACAGGATTTTCATTGAAGAACAGCAACAATTACAGTAACCCAACAACAAAGTTCCTTGCTAAGAAGAGACATGTTCTTACATTAGCAACACCTTCTCCTCAAACCAGTTCATCAACAACATCAGAAAAGCCTGAAATCGAGCTGGAATTTCTTGGG CCGAAGCCAGGAAGTGATGGGTCGTATCCAGTGGATAAAGCTACAGCAATAAGTGGACAAAAGCTGCTGAGGAACATCATGTTGGATAACAACATTGAGCTTTATGCTGCCTAT GGAAAAGTGATGAACTGTGGAGGTTTTGGAAACTGTGGAACTTGCATTGTAGAG ATTGTAGATGGGAAAGATCTTTTGAATGAAAGAACCAAGGATGAACTTCGATATCTCAAGAAG AAACCAGAATCTTGGAGGCTTGCTTGTCGAACTATTGTGGGAAATAAGGAGAACTCTGGCAAG GTTGTTGTTCAAAGGCTGCCCCAATGGAAGAAGTGA